The Neomonachus schauinslandi chromosome 4, ASM220157v2, whole genome shotgun sequence genome includes a region encoding these proteins:
- the LOC110578478 gene encoding neuroblastoma breakpoint family member 6-like protein, translating to MAESLTTFSDPRTEMSVLETNQYLCSQLEKNKQNFRDLTEKFLTSKATAYILANQLQKYKSEEYKDLIESVLEEEVQFDRQLAEKMRPAARLGKYDPLIQAQAQELTHLRQRIREGKGVCYLFIQHTKSTVKSFEGLLRSTDIARYQGQRFCEQLAQGSQLAENLASKLTTENYNDKKGEDGQEPLAPRLCRELQEEEENEVSEDSLDERYLTHSSHCDSHQPPSSSAFPSDVQEASSVAEVTSEYSHYKENKTPPTLEKWRIKLQ from the exons ATGGCAGAATCTCTCACCACTTTCTCTGATCCGAGGACAGAAATGAGCGTCCTGGAAACCAACCAGTACTTGTGCTCCcagctggaaaaaaacaaacagaacttcCGAGACCTCACGGAGAAATTCCTCACATCCAAGGCTACTGCTTACATCCTGGCCAACCAGCTGCAGAAATACA AGAGTGAAGAGTACAAAGACCTCATCGAATCCGTGCTGGAGGAAGAAGTACAGTTTGACAGGCAACTGGCAGAGAAGATGAGACCAGCTGCAAGGCTTGG GAAATATGATCCCCTAATTCAGGCTCAGGCACAAGAACTGACCCACTTACGACAGAGGATACGGGAAGGGAAAGGTGTCTGTTATCTTTTCATTCAGCATACAAAGAGCACGGTCAAGTCTTTTGAAGGCCTCCTCAGGAGCACTGACATTGCCCGCTACCAGGGACAGAGATTCTGTGAACAACTGGCCCAAGGAAGCCAGCTGGCAGAGAACCTTGCCAGCAAACTCACCACTG AAAATTACAATGATAAGAAGGGTGAAGATGGACAGGAGCCCCTGGCACCCAG gctctgcagggagctccaggaggaagaagagaatgaagtCTCGGAAGACTCACTAGATGAACGGTATTTGACTCATTCCAGTCACTGTGACTCTCACCAGCCTCCCAGCAGCAGTGCTTTCCCCTCTGATGTGCAGGAAGCCAGCTCTGTTGCAGAAGTCACCAGTGAGTACTCCCattataaagagaataaaactCCACCAACACTGGAAAAATGGAGAATAAAGCTCCAGTAG